Proteins encoded within one genomic window of Nordella sp. HKS 07:
- a CDS encoding phosphotriesterase: MTELSQAHTGSGLVMTVNGPIKAAEMGVTLMHEHLLNDCRCWWNPPKEPERAHLATAPVHAGILGELHMDPFVNLHNCGLDDHRLAIAELAPFRKAGGRTVVDPTCRGIGRNPQKLREISAGSDLHIVMGSGYYLQASHPPALKTMSKKDVADEIVRDALDGVDGTDAKIGLIGEIGVSGDFTADEEKSLRGAAQAQARTKLPIMVHLPAWYRHGGRVLDIVAEEGGDLDHTVLCHMNPSGEDVDYQVACAKRGAFIEYDMIGMDYWYADQQVQCPSDEDNARAIKRLIDLGFLEKILLSQDVFLKMMLSHYGGFGYAYVVTHFAERLKRHGVSNEQITTMLVDNPRRVFAAA; this comes from the coding sequence ATGACAGAACTCTCGCAAGCCCATACCGGCTCCGGCCTGGTGATGACGGTGAACGGGCCGATCAAGGCGGCGGAGATGGGCGTGACGCTGATGCATGAGCATCTCCTCAACGACTGTCGCTGCTGGTGGAACCCGCCCAAGGAGCCGGAACGCGCGCATCTCGCGACCGCGCCCGTCCATGCCGGAATCCTCGGCGAGCTGCACATGGATCCCTTCGTCAATCTGCATAATTGCGGGCTCGACGACCATCGCCTCGCCATTGCCGAGCTGGCGCCCTTCAGGAAGGCCGGCGGACGCACGGTGGTCGATCCGACCTGCCGCGGCATCGGCCGCAATCCGCAGAAGCTGCGCGAAATCTCGGCCGGCTCGGACCTCCATATCGTGATGGGCTCGGGCTACTATCTGCAGGCCTCGCATCCGCCGGCACTCAAGACGATGAGCAAGAAGGATGTGGCGGACGAGATCGTGCGCGACGCGCTCGACGGCGTCGATGGCACCGATGCGAAGATCGGCCTCATCGGCGAGATCGGCGTCTCCGGCGATTTCACGGCGGATGAAGAGAAGTCGCTGCGCGGCGCGGCGCAGGCCCAGGCGCGCACGAAGCTGCCGATCATGGTGCATCTGCCGGCCTGGTACCGCCATGGCGGCCGCGTGCTCGACATCGTCGCGGAGGAAGGCGGCGACCTCGATCACACGGTCCTTTGCCATATGAATCCCTCGGGCGAGGATGTGGATTATCAGGTGGCCTGCGCCAAGCGCGGCGCCTTTATCGAATATGACATGATCGGCATGGACTACTGGTATGCCGACCAGCAGGTGCAATGCCCGTCGGACGAGGACAATGCGCGCGCCATCAAGCGGCTGATCGATCTGGGCTTCCTCGAAAAGATCCTGCTGTCGCAGGACGTGTTCCTGAAGATGATGCTCAGCCACTATGGTGGCTTCGGCTACGCTTATGTCGTGACCCATTTCGCCGAGCGGCTGAAGCGGCACGGCGTCAGCAACGAACAGATCACCACCATGCTTGTCGACAATCCCCGGCGCGTTTTCGCCGCCGCATAA
- a CDS encoding ABC transporter permease, translating to MTSTYSSRPQGSRLADLLAAHAQLLSIAGFFLIMVVIFSIASPVFLSTGNILNLVRQTAPILIVALAMTFVITTGGIDLSVGSVVALINASCAIILQMGLPWPLAVIGLLMLGAAIGAMQGWFIAYQGIQAFIVTLAGLSALRGIALLMTEGFSIPISTDLGFVNIGRGWFLGVPAPAWIAFIVVAAGFITFWGTRFGRYVTAIGANQEAARRSGISTKRIVLWVYVLTGVAAALAGIIIAARLGSGSSNAAVGFELEVIAAVVLGGTSLMGGRGSIAGTVLGALTIGVIGNGLILSHVSPFFTQIVTGSIILLAVWLNARVFSRLASGSRRKN from the coding sequence ATGACCAGCACCTATTCCTCGCGTCCACAAGGCTCGCGCCTCGCCGACCTGCTCGCCGCCCACGCGCAGCTTCTCTCCATCGCCGGCTTCTTCCTCATCATGGTGGTGATCTTCTCGATCGCGAGCCCGGTCTTCCTGTCGACCGGCAACATCCTCAATCTGGTGCGCCAGACCGCACCGATCCTGATCGTCGCGCTCGCCATGACCTTCGTGATCACGACCGGCGGCATCGACCTCTCGGTCGGCTCGGTGGTGGCGCTCATCAATGCCTCCTGCGCCATCATCCTGCAGATGGGCCTGCCCTGGCCGCTGGCGGTAATCGGGCTCCTGATGCTCGGCGCCGCCATCGGCGCGATGCAGGGCTGGTTCATCGCCTATCAGGGCATCCAGGCCTTTATCGTGACACTGGCCGGGCTTTCCGCTCTGCGCGGCATCGCGCTGCTCATGACCGAAGGCTTCTCGATTCCGATCTCCACAGATCTCGGCTTCGTCAATATCGGCCGCGGCTGGTTCCTCGGCGTACCGGCGCCGGCCTGGATCGCTTTTATTGTCGTCGCGGCCGGATTCATTACCTTCTGGGGCACGCGCTTCGGGCGCTATGTCACCGCCATCGGCGCCAATCAGGAAGCGGCCCGGCGCTCCGGCATCTCGACCAAGCGCATCGTTCTCTGGGTCTATGTGCTGACCGGCGTCGCCGCAGCACTTGCCGGCATCATCATCGCAGCGCGGCTCGGCTCCGGCAGCTCCAATGCCGCAGTGGGCTTCGAGCTCGAAGTCATCGCCGCCGTGGTGCTGGGCGGCACGTCGCTGATGGGTGGGCGTGGCTCGATCGCCGGCACGGTGCTCGGGGCGCTTACCATCGGCGTGATCGGCAATGGGCTGATCCTCTCGCATGTCTCGCCCTTCTTCACCCAGATCGTGACCGGCTCGATCATCCTGCTCGCCGTGTGGCTCAATGCGCGGGTGTTCTCGCGCCTCGCCAGCGGCTCGCGGCGCAAAAACTGA
- a CDS encoding ATP-binding cassette domain-containing protein, producing MNAKHSQGAAAAAPIPRIALSGIKKRFGSVEAIRGVDLALYPGECVGLVGDNAAGKSTLTKIISGTYVPDEGTIAINGTPVRFATPADARKHHIEMVYQDLSLCDTIDVAGNLFLGREPMNGLFLNRKAMREGARAMLERLEIKIPNLDALVAQLSGGQRQSIAIARAAAFDPQVLIMDEPTSALAVKEVEAVLDLINRVKAKGVTVVLITHRLQDLFKVCDRITVMYEGLKVAERKIAETDLTDLVSLIVGKGHGLGAAA from the coding sequence ATGAACGCCAAACACTCCCAGGGGGCGGCGGCAGCCGCCCCCATTCCCCGCATCGCGCTCAGCGGCATCAAGAAACGTTTCGGCAGCGTCGAGGCGATCCGTGGCGTCGATCTCGCCCTCTATCCGGGTGAATGCGTCGGTCTCGTCGGCGACAATGCCGCCGGCAAATCGACGCTCACCAAGATCATCTCCGGCACCTACGTGCCCGACGAAGGCACGATCGCCATCAACGGCACGCCGGTGCGCTTCGCCACGCCGGCGGATGCGCGCAAGCACCATATCGAGATGGTCTATCAGGACCTCTCGCTCTGCGACACGATCGATGTCGCGGGCAATCTGTTTCTCGGCCGCGAACCGATGAACGGCCTGTTCCTCAACCGCAAGGCGATGCGCGAGGGCGCGCGCGCCATGCTGGAACGGCTCGAAATCAAGATCCCCAATCTCGACGCCCTTGTCGCCCAGTTGTCGGGCGGCCAGCGCCAGTCGATCGCCATCGCGCGCGCCGCCGCCTTCGACCCGCAAGTCCTCATCATGGACGAGCCGACATCGGCGCTTGCGGTAAAGGAAGTCGAAGCGGTGCTCGACCTCATCAACCGCGTCAAGGCCAAGGGCGTCACCGTGGTGCTGATCACCCACCGCCTGCAGGACCTGTTCAAGGTCTGCGACCGCATCACCGTCATGTATGAAGGATTGAAAGTGGCCGAGCGCAAGATCGCCGAGACCGACCTCACCGACCTCGTCAGCCTGATTGTCGGCAAGGGCCATGGCCTGGGAGCCGCGGCATGA
- a CDS encoding substrate-binding domain-containing protein yields MMSISRRNIMLSAAGAALALSLGTAQAQEKTIALVQINQQALFFTQMNEGAQKAADAAGVKLVIFNANNDPAAQNNAIETYIQEKVAGIVVVAIDTNGIMPAVNAAAAAGIPVTAVDAVLPAGPQKAQIGVDNAGAGKAMGEFFNKYVADNMGGKAKLGIVGALNSTIQNIRQKGFEDVVKTNAGVTTAGVVDGRNVQDSALSAAESLITANPDLNAIYATGEPALLGAVAAVESQGKQGQIKVFGWDLTAQAIKGIDAGYVVGVVQQDPAGMGAAAVDALVKITKGETVPATIPVPITIVTKDNVEPFRAIFK; encoded by the coding sequence ATGATGAGCATAAGTCGCAGAAATATCATGCTGTCCGCCGCCGGCGCCGCTTTGGCACTGTCGCTCGGCACCGCCCAGGCGCAGGAGAAGACCATCGCACTGGTACAGATCAACCAGCAGGCGCTGTTCTTCACGCAGATGAACGAAGGCGCCCAGAAAGCGGCCGACGCGGCCGGCGTCAAACTGGTGATCTTCAACGCCAACAATGACCCGGCGGCGCAGAACAACGCGATCGAGACCTATATCCAAGAGAAGGTCGCCGGCATCGTCGTCGTCGCCATCGATACCAACGGCATCATGCCGGCGGTCAATGCCGCGGCGGCCGCTGGCATTCCCGTCACCGCGGTCGATGCGGTACTGCCCGCCGGTCCGCAGAAGGCCCAGATCGGCGTCGACAATGCGGGCGCCGGCAAAGCGATGGGCGAGTTCTTCAACAAGTATGTCGCCGACAACATGGGCGGCAAAGCGAAGCTCGGCATCGTCGGCGCGCTCAACTCGACCATCCAGAACATCCGCCAGAAGGGCTTCGAGGATGTGGTGAAGACGAATGCCGGCGTCACGACGGCCGGCGTGGTCGACGGCCGCAACGTGCAGGACTCCGCCCTTTCCGCCGCCGAAAGCCTGATCACCGCCAATCCCGATCTCAACGCCATCTATGCCACGGGCGAGCCGGCCTTGCTCGGCGCCGTCGCCGCGGTCGAGAGCCAGGGCAAGCAGGGCCAGATCAAGGTCTTCGGCTGGGACCTGACCGCGCAGGCGATCAAGGGCATCGATGCCGGCTATGTGGTCGGCGTGGTGCAGCAGGATCCGGCCGGCATGGGTGCCGCCGCCGTCGACGCGCTGGTCAAGATCACCAAGGGCGAGACGGTGCCGGCCACCATTCCGGTGCCGATCACCATCGTCACCAAGGATAATGTCGAACCCTTCCGCGCCATTTTCAAATGA
- a CDS encoding LacI family DNA-binding transcriptional regulator → MTRKATIGDVAKRAKVSPTAVSRWLNGGLELPEVTGERIRAAVRELDYQPHAQARRLSKGKAEAIGIVVPDISNAFFALLAGEAERVAVASGHDVMIWSSRNRIERELACFDRLRAGYIDGLLLITNHEDDGRLAERIRAMPGRVVIIDEDVAGGDNAPRFFVENEAGGYAATRHLLDHGHRRIAHIGGPKGVMSAAERAQGWRRALIEAGVTPDPSWHIRTEYEVEPATRDAERLFALDPLPTAIFAGSDAVALGVMTTARQMGIAIPRDVSLVGFDGMPINDLLGPPLTSIAQPIDDLGRLGAERLIAMINGEKFDGAPTRLPVRLVARGSVAAPVKENVSG, encoded by the coding sequence ATGACCAGGAAGGCCACGATCGGGGATGTCGCAAAGCGGGCGAAAGTCTCGCCCACCGCCGTATCACGCTGGCTGAATGGCGGGCTCGAGCTACCGGAAGTCACCGGCGAGCGCATCCGAGCCGCCGTGCGCGAGCTCGATTACCAGCCGCATGCCCAGGCGCGCCGCCTGTCCAAAGGCAAGGCCGAGGCCATCGGCATCGTGGTGCCCGACATCTCCAACGCCTTCTTCGCGCTGCTTGCCGGCGAGGCCGAGCGCGTCGCCGTCGCTTCCGGCCATGATGTGATGATCTGGTCGTCGCGCAACCGAATCGAACGCGAACTCGCCTGCTTCGATCGTCTGCGGGCGGGCTATATCGACGGGCTCCTGCTCATCACCAACCACGAGGATGACGGCCGCCTTGCCGAGCGCATCCGCGCCATGCCGGGCCGTGTCGTCATCATCGACGAGGATGTGGCGGGCGGCGACAACGCGCCGCGTTTCTTCGTCGAAAACGAGGCAGGCGGCTATGCCGCGACCCGTCACCTTCTCGACCATGGCCATCGCCGCATCGCCCATATCGGCGGGCCTAAGGGCGTGATGAGCGCCGCCGAACGCGCCCAAGGCTGGCGCCGGGCGCTCATCGAAGCGGGCGTCACGCCCGATCCGAGCTGGCATATCCGCACCGAATATGAAGTCGAGCCCGCGACCCGTGACGCCGAGCGGCTTTTCGCGCTCGATCCCCTGCCCACCGCCATCTTCGCCGGGAGCGACGCGGTTGCGCTCGGCGTGATGACCACGGCGCGGCAAATGGGCATCGCCATTCCACGCGACGTCTCGCTCGTCGGCTTCGACGGCATGCCGATCAACGATCTGCTCGGGCCACCGCTCACGTCGATCGCGCAGCCGATCGACGATCTCGGCCGCCTCGGCGCCGAACGCCTCATCGCCATGATCAATGGCGAGAAGTTCGACGGCGCGCCGACCAGGCTGCCGGTGCGGCTGGTGGCGCGCGGCTCGGTCGCCGCACCCGTCAAGGAGAATGTCTCGGGCTAG
- a CDS encoding abscisic acid-deficient protein Aba4 family protein: MTPETMFTLAGFAAMAGWAALAAGVAFNNALLRDLIAGRVAPALLALAYAGLIALFWAGSDGGYDSLDNVARLFANPWLLLAGWMHYLAFDLAIGAIIARRTFDEGLPRLALIPILPLTFLFGPIGWLAFEAVRVLGPRLQSKAAA; this comes from the coding sequence ATGACACCCGAAACCATGTTCACGCTGGCGGGTTTTGCCGCGATGGCGGGATGGGCCGCCCTGGCGGCCGGCGTCGCCTTCAACAATGCGTTGCTGCGCGACCTCATTGCCGGGCGGGTCGCTCCCGCCCTTCTCGCCTTGGCCTATGCCGGACTCATCGCCCTCTTCTGGGCAGGCTCCGACGGCGGCTATGACAGCCTCGACAATGTCGCCCGGCTGTTCGCCAATCCCTGGCTGCTGCTCGCCGGCTGGATGCACTATCTCGCCTTCGATCTCGCGATCGGCGCCATCATCGCACGCCGGACCTTTGACGAAGGCCTGCCACGCCTCGCCCTCATTCCTATCCTGCCGCTGACCTTCCTGTTCGGGCCCATCGGCTGGCTGGCCTTTGAAGCAGTGCGCGTCCTCGGGCCGAGACTCCAATCCAAGGCGGCTGCTTAG
- a CDS encoding TetR/AcrR family transcriptional regulator, which yields MPTRKRPKSYHHGDLREALVVAAIALLEEKGLASFTLRECARRAGVSHAAPAHHFATAADLLAEIAARGFERFVAALGEAADAENATPVTRLAAMGQAYVAFALANPAIYGLMFRGSAGSLQSPHLKSASTAAWQQLCDAVAAALGPRRQDEVVAKAAAVWALVHGTATLMLDCKLPPVMNSPAQIPSSISGLLRSS from the coding sequence ATGCCGACACGCAAACGACCCAAGTCCTATCACCATGGCGATCTGCGCGAGGCCCTGGTCGTGGCCGCCATCGCGCTTCTGGAAGAGAAGGGGCTGGCGAGCTTCACTCTGCGCGAATGCGCCCGTCGTGCCGGCGTGTCGCATGCCGCACCCGCCCATCATTTCGCCACTGCGGCCGATCTCCTGGCCGAGATCGCCGCGCGTGGTTTCGAGCGCTTCGTCGCCGCACTCGGCGAGGCGGCGGACGCGGAAAATGCAACGCCTGTGACGCGGCTTGCCGCGATGGGCCAGGCCTATGTCGCTTTCGCGCTCGCCAATCCCGCTATATATGGCCTCATGTTCCGGGGGAGCGCCGGCTCCCTGCAATCGCCGCATCTCAAATCCGCTTCGACGGCAGCCTGGCAACAATTATGCGATGCCGTCGCGGCGGCGCTCGGACCTCGCCGTCAGGATGAGGTCGTCGCCAAGGCGGCCGCCGTCTGGGCGCTGGTCCATGGGACGGCCACCCTCATGCTCGATTGCAAACTGCCGCCGGTCATGAATTCGCCGGCGCAGATTCCGTCATCGATATCGGGTCTCTTGCGTTCGTCGTGA
- a CDS encoding M81 family metallopeptidase produces MRAPRILLAGLFHETHSFTEDVTRMADFAIRRGDDVLARRGDGSTVDGFLEVAEAQGWDVVPASDYTALPSGIVAHDVFESFWADLARTLKPALAQGLDGIWLALHGAMVTTDCLDPEGELLARLRAVAGAEHLPIFAVFDLHANFTAAMARHANGLVAYRENPHVDARDAAVLSAKLLARSLVEKTRPYMLARNVPIVWAPTGTGTADVPMRDLESLARRIEAEDPKIWAANVIGGYSFSDVPEAGVAFSVVTTGPAAKAEATLDRLEQLAVSLREFGQPREWNLDAALSEIKGRSGGPYLVIEPADNIGGGAPGDDTAVLRGFLKHGFKNAAVAIADAAAVAALDGARPGDTRRLSIGGKGSRLGAGPIDADAVFVSRSDGNFTLEDRNSHLAASQGIHFSMGPSAVVRIDGVTVLLTSRRTPPFDLGQLRSQGIIPEKLTAIGVKAAVAHRRAYDPIARGSYTVATPGPCSSALANIPYRRLRRPIFPLDDA; encoded by the coding sequence ATGAGAGCGCCGCGCATCCTCCTCGCCGGTCTCTTCCATGAGACGCACAGCTTCACCGAAGACGTGACCCGAATGGCCGACTTCGCCATCCGCCGGGGCGATGACGTTCTGGCGCGGCGCGGCGACGGATCGACCGTCGACGGTTTTCTCGAGGTGGCCGAGGCGCAAGGATGGGACGTCGTCCCGGCCTCGGATTATACCGCCCTTCCCTCCGGCATCGTGGCTCATGACGTGTTCGAGAGCTTCTGGGCGGATCTCGCGCGGACGCTCAAGCCTGCCCTCGCCCAGGGACTCGACGGGATCTGGCTGGCCCTGCATGGCGCCATGGTCACGACCGATTGCCTCGATCCCGAAGGCGAGCTTCTGGCGCGCTTGCGCGCCGTCGCCGGCGCCGAGCATCTGCCGATCTTCGCCGTCTTCGATCTCCATGCGAATTTCACCGCCGCCATGGCGCGCCATGCCAATGGCCTCGTCGCCTATCGCGAGAACCCACATGTCGATGCGCGCGATGCCGCGGTGCTCTCAGCGAAACTCCTGGCGCGCTCTCTCGTCGAGAAGACCCGGCCCTATATGCTGGCGCGCAATGTGCCGATCGTCTGGGCGCCGACGGGTACCGGCACAGCGGACGTGCCGATGCGCGATCTCGAATCTCTAGCGCGCCGGATCGAAGCTGAAGACCCGAAGATATGGGCCGCGAATGTGATCGGCGGCTATTCTTTTTCCGATGTGCCGGAAGCGGGTGTCGCCTTTTCGGTGGTCACCACGGGACCGGCGGCCAAAGCCGAAGCGACGCTCGACCGGCTGGAGCAACTCGCGGTATCCCTTCGCGAATTTGGGCAGCCGCGGGAATGGAACCTCGACGCGGCGCTGAGCGAGATCAAGGGCAGATCCGGCGGGCCTTATCTCGTGATCGAGCCCGCCGACAATATCGGCGGTGGCGCGCCAGGCGACGACACCGCGGTGCTGCGCGGCTTTCTCAAACATGGCTTCAAGAATGCGGCGGTGGCGATCGCCGACGCGGCAGCCGTGGCGGCGCTCGATGGGGCGAGGCCCGGCGACACGCGCCGCCTGAGCATCGGCGGCAAAGGCAGCCGGCTCGGCGCCGGTCCTATTGATGCGGATGCGGTCTTCGTCAGTCGCAGCGACGGCAATTTCACGCTCGAGGACCGCAACAGCCATCTCGCCGCCTCGCAGGGGATCCATTTTAGCATGGGTCCTTCGGCCGTGGTGCGCATTGACGGCGTCACCGTTCTCCTCACCAGCCGCAGGACACCGCCTTTCGATCTCGGGCAGTTGCGCTCGCAAGGCATTATCCCGGAGAAGCTCACGGCAATAGGCGTCAAGGCGGCGGTGGCGCATCGGCGCGCCTACGATCCGATCGCCAGGGGCAGCTACACGGTGGCGACGCCGGGCCCATGCAGCAGCGCGCTCGCGAACATTCCCTATCGCCGATTGCGCCGGCCGATCTTTCCGCTCGACGATGCCTGA
- a CDS encoding pyroglutamyl-peptidase I — protein sequence MTAKIVVTGFEPWEHGIENPTLQVLDQLHAANDIDGELTLVRLPVESDRIADITSKTLDEVKPDLWISLGLAAGLSVIAVERIAANVMDFPVPDNVGVQHGGVPVFTEGPAAHMATLPVKLIAEQLREGGIPAKISNSPSTYLCNQMMYTVLHLIEKKGMKTRAGFIHVPAHPRLAALQRYPLTEMPSMSIELMAEAVKSAISISIRTTQDSQAPVLNY from the coding sequence ATGACCGCCAAGATCGTCGTAACCGGCTTCGAGCCCTGGGAGCATGGCATCGAGAATCCTACCCTTCAGGTGCTCGATCAATTGCACGCCGCAAATGACATCGACGGCGAGCTTACGCTGGTTCGGCTGCCGGTCGAATCCGACAGGATCGCCGATATCACCTCGAAGACGCTCGACGAGGTGAAACCCGATCTATGGATCAGCCTGGGTCTGGCGGCGGGGCTCTCCGTCATCGCAGTCGAGCGCATCGCCGCCAATGTGATGGACTTTCCCGTCCCCGATAATGTCGGTGTCCAGCATGGCGGCGTACCCGTCTTCACCGAGGGGCCTGCCGCCCACATGGCGACGTTGCCGGTCAAGCTGATCGCCGAGCAACTGCGCGAAGGCGGTATCCCGGCGAAGATCTCGAACTCGCCTTCGACCTATCTGTGCAATCAGATGATGTATACGGTGCTGCATCTCATAGAGAAGAAGGGCATGAAGACGCGCGCGGGCTTTATTCACGTGCCGGCCCATCCGCGCCTTGCCGCTCTACAGCGCTACCCCCTGACCGAGATGCCGTCGATGAGCATCGAGCTGATGGCCGAGGCTGTGAAGAGCGCCATCAGCATATCGATCCGCACGACCCAGGATAGCCAGGCACCGGTCCTCAACTATTGA
- a CDS encoding ABC transporter ATP-binding protein codes for MAEMLLEVARLIKSFPARGKARSVQAVADASLTLARGETLGLVGESGCGKSTLSRLILSLIEADQGVVKIAGEDFLQASRERQRVMRRRIQIVFQDALSSLNPRMTVGVNIAEPMRLQGLGTKQSRRDEARQLLELVGLRAADEDRYPHEFSGGQCQRIAIARALILKPEIVIFDEAVSALDVSIRAQILRLILDLQQKFGLSYIFISHDLSVVKRICDRIAVMYLGRIVEIGPSQTVCDRPRHPYTKALLSAIPVADPRQMRVKNLGLIEGDSVTAVVSGGCAFEARCPYRFEPCGRQVPLLIDLEGGQRAACFLNEPDRQQGDPRP; via the coding sequence ATGGCTGAGATGCTTCTCGAAGTCGCCCGCCTCATCAAGAGCTTTCCCGCCCGTGGCAAAGCGCGAAGTGTGCAGGCGGTGGCTGATGCGAGCCTCACTCTGGCGCGCGGCGAGACGCTGGGTCTCGTCGGAGAAAGCGGCTGTGGAAAGTCTACTCTGTCGCGCCTCATCCTGTCACTCATCGAGGCCGACCAGGGTGTGGTGAAGATTGCCGGCGAGGATTTCCTCCAGGCGTCGCGCGAGCGGCAGCGGGTTATGCGGCGGCGCATCCAGATTGTCTTCCAGGATGCGCTGTCGTCGCTCAATCCGCGCATGACGGTCGGCGTGAACATCGCCGAGCCGATGCGCCTGCAAGGGCTGGGCACGAAGCAGTCGCGGCGCGACGAGGCGCGGCAATTACTGGAGCTGGTGGGGTTGCGCGCGGCGGATGAAGACCGCTATCCGCATGAATTCTCCGGCGGGCAATGCCAGCGCATCGCCATCGCCCGGGCGCTGATCCTCAAACCCGAAATCGTCATCTTCGACGAAGCGGTCTCGGCGCTCGACGTCTCCATCCGGGCCCAGATCCTGCGCCTCATTCTCGATCTGCAGCAGAAGTTCGGCCTCTCCTACATCTTCATCTCGCACGATCTGAGCGTGGTCAAACGCATCTGTGACCGTATCGCGGTCATGTATCTCGGCCGCATCGTGGAGATCGGTCCCTCCCAGACCGTATGCGACCGGCCGCGCCATCCCTATACGAAGGCGCTGCTCAGCGCCATTCCGGTCGCCGATCCGCGCCAGATGCGGGTCAAGAATCTGGGGCTGATCGAAGGGGACAGTGTCACGGCGGTGGTCTCGGGTGGGTGCGCTTTCGAGGCGCGCTGCCCCTATCGTTTCGAGCCCTGCGGCCGGCAGGTGCCGCTCCTGATCGACCTCGAAGGCGGACAGCGCGCCGCCTGCTTCCTGAACGAGCCAGACCGTCAGCAAGGAGATCCAAGACCATGA
- a CDS encoding ABC transporter ATP-binding protein, whose translation MSGASDITLEVNDLTTRFGDARTGVTVVDGVSFNLRRGRTTALVGESGCGKSATALSLMQLLEPPGEVIGGEVKLAGVDLTHLSETEMADVRGRRIGMVFQDPMTSLNPLLPIGTQIAETLLAHTDLSRSQAEQRAIDLLTRVGVSDAARRVHDYPHHFSGGMRQRALIAAAISCSPEIIIADEPTTALDVTVQAKILRLLYDLQQAMHASLLLITHDLGVVAAMADDAIVMYAGRIVERADVDTLFHAPRHPYTKALLACVEGMNDRQAPLEPIQGMAPDLKEPQPGCRFAPRCPMVRAECRRRDPELRAVSAAHDVACLLVREEAVHG comes from the coding sequence ATGAGCGGTGCCAGCGACATCACCCTCGAGGTGAATGATCTCACGACGCGCTTCGGCGACGCGCGCACCGGCGTGACTGTCGTCGATGGGGTGAGCTTCAATCTCCGCCGCGGGCGCACCACAGCCCTGGTGGGTGAATCGGGCTGCGGCAAGTCGGCCACCGCTCTGTCGCTCATGCAGCTGCTCGAGCCGCCCGGTGAGGTGATCGGCGGGGAGGTCAAGCTCGCCGGTGTGGATCTAACCCACCTCAGCGAGACGGAGATGGCCGATGTGCGTGGGCGCCGCATCGGCATGGTGTTCCAGGACCCGATGACGTCGCTCAATCCCCTGCTGCCGATCGGCACCCAGATCGCCGAGACGCTGCTCGCCCATACCGATCTCTCGCGCTCGCAAGCCGAGCAGCGCGCCATTGATCTTTTGACCCGTGTCGGCGTTTCCGACGCGGCCCGGCGCGTCCACGATTATCCCCATCATTTCAGCGGCGGCATGCGCCAGCGCGCGCTGATCGCCGCCGCGATCAGCTGTTCACCTGAAATCATCATCGCCGATGAACCCACGACGGCGCTGGACGTCACGGTCCAGGCCAAAATCCTGCGCCTTCTCTACGATCTGCAGCAGGCCATGCATGCCTCGCTGCTGCTGATCACGCATGATCTCGGCGTCGTCGCCGCCATGGCCGACGATGCCATCGTCATGTATGCCGGCCGGATCGTCGAACGCGCCGATGTCGACACGCTGTTTCATGCGCCGCGCCATCCCTATACCAAGGCGCTGCTCGCCTGCGTCGAAGGCATGAATGACCGCCAGGCGCCGCTCGAGCCGATCCAGGGCATGGCGCCCGATCTGAAGGAACCGCAACCGGGTTGCCGCTTCGCGCCGCGCTGCCCGATGGTGCGCGCTGAATGCCGACGCCGGGATCCGGAGCTTCGGGCGGTATCCGCCGCCCACGATGTCGCCTGCCTGCTCGTTCGGGAGGAGGCAGTCCATGGCTGA